One Heterodontus francisci isolate sHetFra1 chromosome 3, sHetFra1.hap1, whole genome shotgun sequence DNA window includes the following coding sequences:
- the gja1b gene encoding gap junction alpha-1 protein codes for MGDWSALGQLLNKAQYYLTPGGKLWLTVLFIFRILVLGTAVESAWSDEQSAFRCNTMQPGCDNVCYDKSFPISHIRLWVLQIIFVSTPTLIYLAHVFLISHKEKRISKKEKHLKILQEEGEDVGLPLKQLELKKIKYGLEEQGRIKIKGSLLHTYAVSIIFKIIFEVTFVLIQWCIYGFKFMLDAIYTCERYPCPHKVDCFLSRPTEKTIFVIFMLVVSVGSAVLNLAELFYIIFKNLADRVKQNSHLFQGSQKMGLNPLKDSSSSKYAYYNGCSSPTAPISPPGYKLATGERNMSSCRSYNKQANEQNWANYSTEQNRIGQAGSNISNSHAQAFDFHGEHPTMQKLPSVTELQPVGLTEQRPPSRASSRGSSRPRPDDLEV; via the coding sequence ATGGGTGACTGGAGTGCTCTAGGACAACTACTGAATAAAGCACAGTATTATTTGACTCCGGGAGGTAAACTATGGCTCACTGTGCTCTTCATCTTTCGTATCCTGGTCCTGGGAACTGCAGTAGAATCTGCCTGGAGTGATGAACAGTCTGCATTCAGATGCAATACTATGCAACCAGGTTGTGATAATGTCTGCTATGACAAATCCTTCCCTATCTCCCACATTCGACTCTGGGTCCTTCAGATTATTTTTGTGTCAACACCCACTCTGATCTACCTAGCCCATGTCTTTCTCATCTCTCATAAAGAGAAAAGAATATCTAAGAAAGAAAAACATTTAAAGATACTCCAAGAAGAAGGTGAAGACGTGGGCCTCCCCTTGAAACAATTAGAACTAAAGAAAATCAAATATGGTCTGGAGGAGCAAGGCAGAATTAAAATTAAAGGATCTCTTTTGCATACTTATGCAGTCAGTATAATCTTTAAAATCATTTTTGAAGTGACTTTTGTGTTAATTCAATGGTGCATTTATGGTTTCAAATTCATGCTGGATGCAATTTACACTTGTGAGAGGTATCCATGCCCACACAAAGTAGACTGCTTCCTCTCACGACCCACAGAGAAGACCATCTTTGTCATATTCATGTTGGTGGTATCTGTTGGTTCAGCTGTGTTGAACCTGGCAGAGCTGTTCTACATTATCTTCAAAAATTTAGCAGATCGTGTTAAACAAAATAGTCATTTATTTCAAGGTTCTCAAAAAATGGGCTTGAATCCTCTCAAAGACTCCTCCTCTTCAAAGTATGCCTATTATAATGGGTGCTCCTCACCGACTGCTCCCATATCCCCTCCTGGATACAAGCTTGCTACTGGGGAGAGGAATATGTCCTCCTGCAGAAGCTACAATAAGCAAGCTAATGAACAGAACTGGGCAAATTACAGCACCGAACAAAACAGGATTGGTCAGGCTGGTAGCAACATTTCTAACTCCCATGCACAGGCATTTGATTTTCATGGTGAACATCCAACCATGCAAAAGCTACCATCAGTAACTGAGTTGCAGCCTGTTGGTCTCACGGAGCAGAGACCACCCAGTAGAGCCAGCAGCAGAGGGAGTAGCAGGCCTCGACCGGATGACCTTGAGGTCTAG